ACCTGTGTCCTGTGAAATTTGTGTTCGCTTCttaagtataaatatgtaGATTTATACTGTAGTATTGTGTCTGGAATTGTAGCTAGGTAGAGAAATATCCCctttgtaaaacaaattatattcgAAAACGATTCTTAgtattaagattttaaattatattggtTTTATCTGGTATTTGATTGTGTTTGtcatttagtatatttaataatttacactGTTTCTATATTCGTTATGGATATTTTAACgacttttacaatttatttttaacttttaaaatatgtttttatgtagtgtatataaaattcaaattaatcgTTCCACCTTTccacaaattatataaattgtagattttttaGATTCCCAAAAATTgccataaataatttgtttgtttgaagtatttttaaatagataggTTTAGCTTAACTATTACTTGGTCGATACAGTTCATTTAAGTGAATTAACAACGTCCGTCTTTTTCTGTTCTGcctaaatcatttatttgtctctttctatcaaattgtaaTTACGTTTTGACAAAAAGAGAACAATGCTTTAGTGTAACGAATGTCTGAGTTATATGGTATTCTGTAAACCATATATGGTCCGAACATGACTACTAgacttaatttttatagttatttgaTGAGAgaatattcataaattatgCAAGAATCGAGTgtcaattttataacaataccCACATAATAACAAAGTAATACTCTCTATCACccacaaaacaataaaattcctTTTACCCTTGAAGTTGCTGaacttttttaacataaaaccttAAAATTCCAGCCGATCCGCCGTTATCCGAGGTCGTGTGGTAACGTCCCTTGGATCAGGATTGTTGGGCGTCCGAGTCTCAACTTCGACTCCACTTGAAGGCTTTACTTTAACTAGAGAGGATGGCTGGTTTGATCTGCTTGTGAATGGTGGAGGTGCGGTGACCTTACACTTTGGGAGAGCGCCTTTTAAGAGGTCCACACAAGTTGTCTTCGTGCCATGGAATgaggtaaaaaattaaatttatttctgtttgtTACACACAAATACTTAACTACACAGACAAATCTAAAGTAAGttacattattaatacaatatatgtCATGTTAAGCTCagtttatacataattaaattatactagATTCTTCTGGAGAAACTAGCaactaaaaatagaaaacaaaacacaGCATACCGGAAAACATCAGAACATAGTGTcgaagagtttcttgccagttctacttgcccgctctacgcccttgacttgcaaactggttgtaaatgtaaatttagaatcaatttaacatattttctgttgacggtcataagtgtacttggataaataaagttattttgagtttgagtttgtacAAAGAAAATACAACAACAACAGGACACTGgacaatgataaaaataaaaaagactcTCTACCTcacaacaattaaaattaagcaCTTTCAACGTAAGATAATCAAAACAAGTCAATTAGATCTAAACAATACATTGAGAAAAataaagagaaataaaaaaatatgtaggaGGCCTACCCTAAAAATACCCAaaggaggcttttaccctaaTAATACTGGACCTCAAAAAAAACgaacttaattttttacaacttcTACTAACACAACTAATACTTACATGAAAtgttaacttaccaatttttGGATTCATTGATAAagctctaataataatattaaattaatccaGTTATAAAAaccctaataaaaaatacaagcggcaaatattacagaaatcttattcatttaaaactgAGCAATAGTTTCCACAGGCCACATATGAAGCTGTCACACTTTTTCCACACAACTAACACGCAAAACAACAATCAAAGGgaaattaagtaatattacTCTTAATTCAAGACCGtagttttacaataattgGTTTTGTGGCTTGAACTACTTTAAAACTGAATAAATTTCAAGTTAACTGTTAAATgctagtattatttatttattaacacttcgttgcatatgcagattataatacaattgacataattaaataaaaaggagggcaactggcggccttatcgctttcgagcgatctcttgcAGGCAACCTTACGTATtaccttttataaatattttatgttctgTAAGTGTACCGTgttgataaaatttaaaaaaaatactgagaATTTCTGAAcatatctttttatatttgaaaatcatATCGATTGCGTCAGCTTTCGAACCAAATATCATCATAATCGGTCTATTGACACTTCGCTCAGAAGCTTTGATGTCACAGACACAAATACACAGCCATACAGTATAACCTCTTTTTACGTCGCGGTGATTTTAATTACGATTCTTAATAAAAGGCCAACATTACAATGAATATtgtctatattataattttctcaacTCTCTTCcttcaattatttaacatcaaaaatataaatgtgtaattAATTTCCATTATTATTACAGGTGGTAATAATCGACGAAGTAATTATGACGACATCGGATGAAAAGAGTGGCATGGGACCTCCCCAAGCTTGTCTCGCTCACGACTATGACGCGATGAAGCCTGTGGTGCTGGCCACTTGGAAGCATGGCTTCCAAGGCGCCTGTCCCGATAAGAGTGCTATTTTAGCTGAATCTCAGGTAAATTGAAAACACGTTTCCATAGACAATTATCTATACAATggaaaaaatgtgtgcgtgtactaggtgtacacacgtaagaagtgaaacttctttatgaccttatttttcgaaaaatgatctatatgcaactttacagaaattggttaattaaagttaaattagataaaatttaacaaaaggcttttattattacagaatttcattaattgtaatagaattattagtattaggtactatcattgttatcgttattatatatttttgttactaatggcttcgaatctcttcggatcaaccgtggtagggacaagaaaaagatggcgcgtaaccaaaaaatgtgacaaatgtgtgtaaatttttttccaacgccgataaagaagtttgacttcaaaaagcaacatggcgcgtaacctgctacaaaatttctcccatacgtcgataaagaagtttcacttcaaaagatggcgcgtaacggaaaaatgtgacgcgtaacgaaaacatgttacactaaatttttttccaaccccgataaagaagtttcacttcaaaaaagttCTTTCATGTACGGTAGGTGGGGTAGAATTCCAACCTCCTGGCAAATATTATCAGCAACGACTATCACTATTATTGGAACAATAgcaattacatttattaatttgcctTGCCTAAGAATAATTTCATTGATTTCACTTAACCCATTTTATTTGTCAGTTGATTCATTGATTACCTTTCCATAATTCACGATAGGTTTTATAATATCTTACACTTAATGTGCTAAAACTTTCAGGTTGTGCAAGAAAGCCTCCAAATACCAGGCACAGGCCTTAACCTGGTCTACCACAGTTCCCGAGCAGCTGGATATCTCTCCACAATACAACTGCAATTAACCCCTGAGAAAGTGCCACCAACCCTTGCCCTCATCCACCTGCGTATTACCATCGAAGGCATCCTCTTCGAGAAAACCTTTGAGGCGGATCCAGTGATCAAATTCACGTATCCATGGAACAGGTTGAACGTGTACAGGCAGAGGGTCTACGGTGTTACGACGGCTTTAGTGAAAGTTGGCTACCAGTACACGGATTGCAAGGATATTATCTGGAACGTGCAAACGACGAAATTGAGCGGCCATGATATGAGTATTTCTGATGTCGGTGGATGGAATCTGGATATTCATCATCGATACAATTTCCATGAAGGTGAGAACCTTAACAAAAtgcatattatgtaaatatattatatatttattttatcttgtcaAAGGCTATACAGTATAACACGGTACTCTTATAACGTATTTTCATATTACGCGATTTTTGCCTCTTGTATAAGACGGGTAATCCCCCATATAACGCGGAGATTTCACACGTTATATTAAAACGATTTGTACGCACATATTTCGTTCATAACATAGTTCTTAATATCcgatttaaattctttttaacGAAAAAAGTAAAACGTGAATCATTTGTACCTATATATCGCGTTATATGGGGTCATAAAAGCACATTATGCGAGAATACGCCTATAACGCGAAACCAATCTACCGTGTTATAGGAGGAAGAACGTAGATTTTTTAcgttctaatataatatgtaaaatatggTTCAAAAGTCcttctaataaataatctcaTTTGCAGGTATCCTCCAAAAGGGTGACGGCACAAACATCTACCTGAAGCACAAGCCGCGTCTGATCATCACCACAATGGGCGACGGCAGACAACGGGCCTTGGAGTGCTCCTCGGAGTGCAGTGGCTCAGCCACCAGGCAGCGTCTTTTGGCCCCCGTGGCTCTTACTGCAGCTCCAGATGGCAGCATCTTCGTGGGAGACTTTAATCTGGTTCGCAAGATCAACACTGATGGCTCCGTCAGGACCGTTGTGAAACTCAAGTAAGTtgagattttatttgtatgtttattttattactacaaGTTTCAATATAGTTTTCATAGAatcattttgtttgtatttcacaattttacataaaaattaacaatattataagtgCCGAAGATTAGGcagaataataaatgaaaaatatcttattaaataacaaacaagAAACATGACCTAAATAATTCAGTTACTgaacttttaaatttcaatttttaatgttaatatcacataatatattatttctcttTCTTTTCAGTGCTACTCGCGTTTCCTACCGTTACCACATGGCACTATCACCTCTCGATGGCACACTCTACATCTCCGACCCGGAGTCACACCAAATCATTAAGGTCCGAAACACAGATGACTTTAGCGACCCAGAGAGGAACTGGGAAACCGTCGTGGGTTCAGGAGAAAGGTGTCTGCCTGGAGACGAAGCTCACTGTGGAGATGGAGCTTTAGCCCGTGACGCCAAGCTGGCCTATCCTAAGGGCGTGGCTGTATCTACGGACAACGTTCTATACTTCGCCGACGGCACCAACATCAGAATGGTGGATAGAGACGGAATTATAACTACAGTGATCGGCAACCATATGCACAGGGCTCACTGGAAACCCATCCCCTGCGAGGGCACCTTGAGCGTTGAGGAAGTTCACTTACGATGGCCGACGGAGTTAGCTATCAATCCTTTGGATAACAGTCTCCATATCATCGACGACCACATGATCCTCCAAATGGCTCCCGACGGCCGAGTGAAAGTGATCGCCGGAAGGCCGTTGCATTGTCCGTCGCCGCTCACCGGATATGACATGGAATTGGCCACTTATGCCACTCTAGTCATGCCACAGAGCATAGCGTTCGGTGCGGCTGGAGATTTGTACGTTGCGGAGAGCGACTCGCAGAGGATCAACAGAGTCAGGTTGATCACGACGGATGGAAAGATTTCACTTTACGCCGGAGCCGAATCGAAATGCAACTGCTTGGAGAGAGGATGCGATTGCTTCGAGGCCGATCATTTCTTAGCGTCCAACTCCAAATTCAATACGATTTCTGCGGTCACGGTCAGCCCCGACGGAATCGTCCATATCGCGGACCAGGCCAACTACAGAATTCGATCCGTAATGGCGAGCATTCCCGACGCAAGCGGAGCGAGAGAGTATGAAATTTATTCACCAGATACGCAGGAGACTTACATATTCAACAGATTTGGTCAACACGTGATgacgaaaaatattttgaccGGCGAAAACAACTACGTATTCACGTACACCGTTAACACCAGCAACGGAAAGCTCAGCACGGTCACAGACGCCGCTGGAAATAAAGTATTCTTACTGCGCGACTATTCGAGTCTCGTCAATTCAATCGAAAACACCAAGGGACAAAAGTGTAGATTGAAAATGTCGCGAATGAAGATGCTTCAAGAATTAAGAACGCCGGATAACTTCAACATGACCTTCGATTACCACGGAACAACAGGTCTATTGAAAGCCAAATACGACAGCACCGGCCGCAGCTACATCTACAAATACGATGAATTCGGTAGATTGACTTCAGCCGTGACTCCTACCGGTAGAATCATAACTCTAACATTCGATCTAAGCCTGAAGGGTGCCACTGTCCTCGTCAGCGAAAACAACAAGAAGCCTACTTCAATTCTCATCAAGGGATCGTCTGTCATCACTAAAGTTGGCGAGGCGGAAAAGAAGACTATAATCTCTACTGACGGCAGTATTTCATCTAGTATGCCCTGGGGTCAGGTGATTTCGACGGACACCGTCCCGTACACGATATTATCAGAAATCGACCCGATCTTGGGAGAAAGTTACCCTGTCCCTGCAAAGCAGAGGACCGAAGTCGGTGGTGATTTGGCGAACCGTTTCGAATGGAGATATTTCTTACGAAGACTTCAGTCTAATAAAGGAAAGAGCAGTAAAGCAGTCGCACAGATTGGGCGGAAATTGAGAGTGAACGGGGAAAATCTACTCACACTTGAATACGACCGAGATACCTCCACGGTAGCAATATTTATGGACGACAAAGTGGAACTGTTAAACGTTACCTATGACAGAATGGCCAGGCCGGTACGCTGGGGACCGAGAAGCGGAATATTTGCTGAAGTTGAGCTCGATTATGATAGGTTCAATAGATTGACAAGCTGGCGGTGGGGAGAACTCAACGAAACCTATGGCTTCGATAGAGCGGGAAGACTGCACGAGATTCGCTACGGCGATGGGTCATCCCTAGCCTACTCTTTCCGAGACATGTTCACCAGCCTACCGCTTAAGGTTACGACGCCAAGAGGTAGCGACTATTTACTTGACTACGATGACTCAGGTGCACTGCAGAATCTTACCACACCACGAGGACATATTCACACTTTCGCACTAATGACTTCTCTAGGCTACTTCAAGTACCAATACTTTTCTCCGATGAACAGGCATCCATATGAGATTCTGTACAATGACGATGGATATATCTTAGCCAAGATATTCCCGCACCAATCTGGCAAAATCTTATACGTCTACGACAACTCTGGTAAATTGGAAACAGTACTTGCCGGAGCCTCGGCTATTCGTTACGTGTACCACGAAAATACTCATCTCGTTAAAAATGTTGAGATATCAGACCCCGATTACGAATTGAGGCAAGATTATAAGTATCACGCTGGAATTCTCAAAGACGAAAAAATGAAGTTTAATTCCAAGAGCGGCATCAATAACGCTCATATCAAATATCAATACGACGGCAATGCGCGACTTTCGACGATCGACGTGAACATAAACAGTAAAGAAATGCCGCAACTTAGATTGAAGTACAACCAGAATTTGGGTATTCTTGAAGCCGTAAGCGATTTGCGAATCTACAGAAACACCTTTAATAGATCCGTAATGCAAGATACCAGCAAGCAATACTTCACGATAACGGATTACGACGACCACGGCAGAATTAAAACTATTCTCATGAATATCAAATCTTATGATGTCTTCCGTCTAGAATTGGAGTATGACGTCCGGAATAGgataaaatcaaagaaaatgaTGATCGGCGACACTTCTTCGAACGAACGAATCAGTTACAACTATGATGGCCACCTAATGGAAGTCGTAGCGTCTGAAGATGACTGGAAGTACGTTTACGACGAGAACGGTAACGTTATTGGAGTGATTGAACATGGAGAGAAACGATACCTCGGCTACGATATTGGAGATAGAGTTGTACAATATGGTGACATTGAGTACAGCAGTTACGACGGCAGAGGATTTGTCATTCGCCGTGCCGAACAGAAGTACAGATACAATTCCCGCGGACAATTCGTCCACGCATTCGAAAGAGATAAGTTCCAGGTGTGGTACTACTACGATGACAGAAATAGATTAGTTGCGTGGAAAGacgataaagaaaatataacacAATTCTTCTACACAAATCCACAGTCGCCTAACTTAATCACTCATATGCACTATCCTAAGACGGAGAAAACGGTGCGATTCCTGTACGACCAGAGAGATTTCTTAACTTGCATCGAGACTGAAGACCAACGTTTTTATGTCGCGACGGATCACAACGGCTCACCTCTCGCCGTATTCGACGTGAACGGCGAAATCGTGAAGGAAATTAAACGTACACCATTCGGAAAGATCGTCAAAGACACAAATCCCGGATTCTATGTTCCTGTAGATTTCCAAGGAGGACTTTTGGATTTCAACACCAATTTGATATATCTCGAGAACCGCTTATATGATCCGTTCGTTGGACAATGGATGACGCCGAACTGGGAGCATCTCGCCACGAAACTCAGTCTTCCTACTGACATCTTCATCTATAGGTTTAGAAATAATGATCCTATTAACAGAAAACAGAATGTTCCATACATGACCAGCTTGTCCAGTTGGTTGCAACTTTATGGGTATGACTTGACGAAGATGATGGGTGCGAAGTACATCACAGATATGATATTTACTCCAAAGACATCGGTCACTGCACCTCAACTTGCGCCTGATTTCGGGGTGATGTCCGGACTACAGTGCATTATTGAAAAGGTaagcttatttttaaaactgtcATGTTTCAAAACAcctaaaattcaaataaatcactggtgctacaacctttttggattctgtatctgtttcattatcatttgtgatcagcctactgtgcctgacacacgccggctttttgggcctaaggcaagccggtttcctcacgatgttttccttcaccgattgagtgaatgttaaatgtaattttcacatagaaagtctattggtgcacaaccgggattcgaatctacgacctcagggatgagagtcgcacactgaagccaattaggtcaacactgctccTAAAACTGAACTTATTTCTTTTCATACATCATTCAAATGTGAATTTGAACAATGGTGGCAgtgaaaactatttattattttgatatttttgaaaccgaaatttattattaaatttctgaTCTAAATGAATTGGATTTCACGCGGGCActctttataaaactttaggCGTCTAGAGATATTTATCCatcattaaattaacatatacCTTGTATTGTATCACTATGAattatactaaattatttatattactctTTCAGGTTAACGACAAACTGTCGGATATAGAGTTCGTACCGACACCATTACTAAAGATGGAACCTATAACACGGAACTTACTACCTCGTGTCTCGTACAAACGTGGAGTATTCGGCGAAGGAGTTTTGATTTCTCGCGTCGACGGCCGAGCCTTTATCAGCGTCGCAGACGGCGCGAATAGCGTAGTCGAAGACGTTATCACCACTGTCTTCAATAACTCATTCTTTTTGGACGTACACTTTAGTATACACGACCAGGATGTCTTCTACTTTGTTAAGGATAACTCCCTTAAAGTGAGAGATGATATGGACGAGCTGCGACGCTTGTCTGGAAAGTTCAACGTCTCGCAAGACGAGACTAATGATCAGGGACTAGAGGTAAGTTTTTCCTCCTCTtctcaatttataatttttaattgtgaaTAAACAATCACTTTGGTTCTGACATTTAAGTGTATTCCTGTAGTGGTGAAACAAACgcatttgtattaataattcttaagCATTCTAGTGTTGTATAAACTGTGCTTGTCTTAAAATGTTCCATTTGGAGAAACTCTTCGTCAAACctgaaataactttattaaacaaCTTTTCAGGTTCGAGTACACGCAGTGGGCAAGGGCTCAGCCCAAGCGGTCATAGTTCTACGATACGGAGTCGATCCCGCCCAGGAAAGGATAAAACTCCTGAAGCACGCGCACAAACGAGCCGCCGCCAGAGCCTGGGAAAGAGAAAAGGCTCTAGTGGCCGCCGGATGGGAAGGAAGAGGTTCGTGGACCGAAGAGGAGAAGGAGGAGCTGATCTCGCACGGCATTGTGGACGGATGGGCGGCCAGGGACGTCCACTCCGTGTCCAAATACCCGCAGCTGGCGGACGACCCCGCGAACATCGTGTTCGTGCGCGACGGAAGACGCAAGAGGAGAAAGAGTGGCCGCGCCCGCCACCGCTCGTGACTTCCTTAACGTGCCATTTTCATTTGGGATTTTCACTTCGAGGACTGAAATGCGAAAGAGTAAAATAGGCTGTAGGCGTCGTTCGCTTCACGTACTTATCGAATCTCGTTTTTTATTCCGCCCTACCTCTGATTTTACAGGGTAATTACGACGGGCATAATAACGATTATACTCATACGATCACAATTTTCTACCTTTTTACATTGTTTTACATCTATATACGATcgcttagattattttatcgTGTATTCCTAACATATTTTAGCCAAATATTTCTTTCTATCGCGTTAAgtgattgtaaataatat
The Pieris napi chromosome 17, ilPieNapi1.2, whole genome shotgun sequence DNA segment above includes these coding regions:
- the LOC125057859 gene encoding teneurin-m isoform X2, which produces MNGLDRCFFDQRESQLNGDDCGYSYISLGRLHPYGSGSGSSAGSRRRVPPHSPTSTSDNASDATLTDSELPLARDSTLLVQNGMLRSTYDRPDHERCLLEGSRPPPDVPPRNPTMSRLNGRITGNPADLGDFEPSCLVRTPSGNFYVPSGELNTWDIQKNPSMDYKSNSSCSSPGKQEKGTLERMDRSDRHPAFGVPVPVLPVRNNLRATHFPPAASRFHFRKGLSSRCSWKCTAIVFIVLFVLLLSIASYMSASYFTDNWSYENAKPCSVIVGDVDKFQASKATTLESSNKSLPRQHQSSTSSTSGKEGGLSRARRSVDEHASLSSVSATDSSTVDMMHELITSPSMTTGSLVHGVSSEVSTESQDAAFNASVFSTTGDLGLNVNVTNTTTLNVIKPEITSTTKNILSKIVTNKSENMVQPPEATKLDKEEIAYYPEEMQSDAYPSIYSYGVQKLQYLKLLTRLNEVNEELHIFSNDTEEILEKPEKYHYDNKAPKMTSLSPERTNKPTNQLTTNSPMLLTSKKSVTDSNVFTTHSDKIPPNSDALLTVTTQSTSSTSVNNTKASSTTSSTEKSTANDATEPKTSDTSVNTKHVLINLTISSDDADNSYKPLYSLTFTVPTAGDTNEIPTVKITPMDLEPTAPTNFNKPVIIENPKTATKADDWGGSCECSCPICESSLSAEDFYDEGIDKTTPTNRDQTDFSTDSTEKDYVTTETIETQYTTDKDYSTENLTTIITTEPTPGEVLTTEDIINTSSDETITEYDTISTTEVPLSCVCPKVMPPPILVLEGARTFPMQTFPPDGTTFKQITLGEKLSKEIPPYSYWNMQFYQSEASYVKFDYMIPRGASIGVYARRNALPTHTQYHFLEVLSGFKARTTRASHPSIRKEVTHYMEQGHWFLSLYNDDGDPQEISFIAVLADYLTHSCPNGCSGKGECLMGHCQCQPGFGGDDCSESVCPVLCSQRGEYINGECQCNPGWKGKECSLRHDECEVPDCNGHGHCVNGKCSCVRGYKGKFCAEVDCPHPTCSSHGFCIEGSCVCKKGWKGLDCATMDKDALQCLPDCSGHGTFDVDTQTCSCHARWSGDDCSKEVCDLDCGPHGRCVGESCVCDQGWTGEFCTSKLCDPRCSDHGQCKNGTCLCVSGWNGRHCTLEGCPRGCAGHGQCRVANDGHWECKCFDGWDGPDCTTLKEQICDDSKDNDKDGLVDCEDPECCQSAACKSSQLCVSSPKPTDILLRKQPPAITASFFERMKFLIDEGSLQNYAKQETFNESRSAVIRGRVVTSLGSGLLGVRVSTSTPLEGFTLTREDGWFDLLVNGGGAVTLHFGRAPFKRSTQVVFVPWNEVVIIDEVIMTTSDEKSGMGPPQACLAHDYDAMKPVVLATWKHGFQGACPDKSAILAESQVVQESLQIPGTGLNLVYHSSRAAGYLSTIQLQLTPEKVPPTLALIHLRITIEGILFEKTFEADPVIKFTYPWNRLNVYRQRVYGVTTALVKVGYQYTDCKDIIWNVQTTKLSGHDMSISDVGGWNLDIHHRYNFHEGILQKGDGTNIYLKHKPRLIITTMGDGRQRALECSSECSGSATRQRLLAPVALTAAPDGSIFVGDFNLVRKINTDGSVRTVVKLNATRVSYRYHMALSPLDGTLYISDPESHQIIKVRNTDDFSDPERNWETVVGSGERCLPGDEAHCGDGALARDAKLAYPKGVAVSTDNVLYFADGTNIRMVDRDGIITTVIGNHMHRAHWKPIPCEGTLSVEEVHLRWPTELAINPLDNSLHIIDDHMILQMAPDGRVKVIAGRPLHCPSPLTGYDMELATYATLVMPQSIAFGAAGDLYVAESDSQRINRVRLITTDGKISLYAGAESKCNCLERGCDCFEADHFLASNSKFNTISAVTVSPDGIVHIADQANYRIRSVMASIPDASGAREYEIYSPDTQETYIFNRFGQHVMTKNILTGENNYVFTYTVNTSNGKLSTVTDAAGNKVFLLRDYSSLVNSIENTKGQKCRLKMSRMKMLQELRTPDNFNMTFDYHGTTGLLKAKYDSTGRSYIYKYDEFGRLTSAVTPTGRIITLTFDLSLKGATVLVSENNKKPTSILIKGSSVITKVGEAEKKTIISTDGSISSSMPWGQVISTDTVPYTILSEIDPILGESYPVPAKQRTEVGGDLANRFEWRYFLRRLQSNKGKSSKAVAQIGRKLRVNGENLLTLEYDRDTSTVAIFMDDKVELLNVTYDRMARPVRWGPRSGIFAEVELDYDRFNRLTSWRWGELNETYGFDRAGRLHEIRYGDGSSLAYSFRDMFTSLPLKVTTPRGSDYLLDYDDSGALQNLTTPRGHIHTFALMTSLGYFKYQYFSPMNRHPYEILYNDDGYILAKIFPHQSGKILYVYDNSGKLETVLAGASAIRYVYHENTHLVKNVEISDPDYELRQDYKYHAGILKDEKMKFNSKSGINNAHIKYQYDGNARLSTIDVNINSKEMPQLRLKYNQNLGILEAVSDLRIYRNTFNRSVMQDTSKQYFTITDYDDHGRIKTILMNIKSYDVFRLELEYDVRNRIKSKKMMIGDTSSNERISYNYDGHLMEVVASEDDWKYVYDENGNVIGVIEHGEKRYLGYDIGDRVVQYGDIEYSSYDGRGFVIRRAEQKYRYNSRGQFVHAFERDKFQVWYYYDDRNRLVAWKDDKENITQFFYTNPQSPNLITHMHYPKTEKTVRFLYDQRDFLTCIETEDQRFYVATDHNGSPLAVFDVNGEIVKEIKRTPFGKIVKDTNPGFYVPVDFQGGLLDFNTNLIYLENRLYDPFVGQWMTPNWEHLATKLSLPTDIFIYRFRNNDPINRKQNVPYMTSLSSWLQLYGYDLTKMMGAKYITDMIFTPKTSVTAPQLAPDFGVMSGLQCIIEKVNDKLSDIEFVPTPLLKMEPITRNLLPRVSYKRGVFGEGVLISRVDGRAFISVADGANSVVEDVITTVFNNSFFLDVHFSIHDQDVFYFVKDNSLKVRDDMDELRRLSGKFNVSQDETNDQGLEVRVHAVGKGSAQAVIVLRYGVDPAQERIKLLKHAHKRAAARAWEREKALVAAGWEGRGSWTEEEKEELISHGIVDGWAARDVHSVSKYPQLADDPANIVFVRDGRRKRRKSGRARHRS